In the Zingiber officinale cultivar Zhangliang chromosome 5A, Zo_v1.1, whole genome shotgun sequence genome, ATTAGTTCTTCTGGTAAAAAAAAAGGATGGCTCGTGGCGTTTCTGTATCGATTATCGTAAGCTCAACAACCGTACAGTTAAGGAAAAGTTTCCCATTCCAATAGTGGAGGAATTACTTGACGAGCTCCATGGGGCGCAGTACTTCACCAAACTAGACTTGCGCTCCGGATACCACCAGATTCGGATGGACCCGAGGGATATCAAGAAGATAGCCTTCCGTACCCACCATAGACACTTGCGCTCCGGATACCACCAGATTCGGATGGACCCGAGGGATATCAAGAAGATAGCCTTCCGTACCCACCAGATTGACAGCCTCACCAACGCCCCGTCAATCTTTCAAGCACTAATGAATGAAGTCTTCCAACCATATCTCCGTAAGTTCGTTTTGGATTTctttgatgacatcttgatctACAACCCCATGAGGGATATTCACTTGGGGCATTGTCGGcttgtctttgaattgttaaaggctaaccttttatttctaaaaaaatccaaGTGTTCTGTTGGTCAGTCCCAAGTATCCTACTTAGGTCATGTTATCCATTCCTGAGGGATCGAGGTGGATCGCAACAAAATCCAGGCAATTGAGGAGTGTCCCAGACCTCAAACTTGCAAAGCTCTCAGGGGATTTCTCAGACTAACAGGATACTACCGCAAATTGATCCAAGCTTACGGGCAAATCACAACCCCTCTCACGAGTCTTCTTAGGAAGAATGCATTCCAATGGTCCCATGAGGCTGAAGAGGCATTTGGGCAATTAAAGAAATCCTATCAGAAGCACTAGTGCTTACTTTGCCTAATTTTTTCGAAGAATTTGTAGTGGAGTGTGACGCTTCAGGGAGTGGATTTGGAGCAGTTCTTCAACAACTAGGGCACCCCATTGATTTCTTCAGTCGAAAAATAATAGAGCATCATCTCAAATTAACAGCATATGAACGAGAACTCATTGGTTTGGCCAAAGCCGTTATCCATTGGAGGTCGTGCCTGTGGGGTCGCCACTTTCTGATACAAACAGACCATTATAGTTTGAAGTACTTGTTGGAGCAGCGCATCACCACATACCCCCAACAACATTGGATTAGCAAGCTGATGGGCTTCGACTTCTGGGTGGAATTTAAGGCGAGCCAATTGAATCATGTCGCAGACGCCCTCTCCCACTGTCACGAGGAGGAACCTATTATAATGGCTCTTTCTATTCCCTGTGCAGAGATCTTTGATAAGATACGAAGCGAAGTGAACTCTAATTCTGAGCTGTTCGGGTTACTATGCCGAGTTCAAAGTGGAGAGGAGGGGCCCAAGTGGGAAACTCGGGATAGCTTAATCTTCTACAAGGGCCGGATTTTCCTTCCCGGTGAATCTCCGCTGCTTCCCATAGTGATCGCAATTTTTCATGAGGCAGGGCATGAGGGGATACAGAAGACATTACACCGCCTTCGTGCCGACTTCTATTGGCCAGGTATGAAGCCAGATATCTTAACCTTTGTGCGATAATGTGTTACCTGCCAACGCAACAAAAGGCAGAACTTGCAACCAGCAGGTCTACTTCAACCTCTTTCCATCCCCGAACAAGTATGAGCAGACATCTCCATGGACTTTATTGAGGGACTTCCGAGGGTGAAGGGTAAATCAGTCTTGTTTGTAATTGTGGACCGTTTATCCAAGTATGCTCATTTCATTCCCCTAGCCCATCCGTATACAGCGATCTCAGTGGTTGGGATCTTCTTTACTGAGATATTCCGCCTCCACGGAATGCCTGAATCTATTGTCTCTGATCGTGACAAGGTTTTCCTTAGCTCCTTTTGGCAGGAATTGTTTCGACTTTGTGGAACTAAGCTATCTTTTTCTTCGGCCtaccacccacagactgatggacaaacgGAGGTGGTTAATCGTACCATTGAAATGTATCTGCGCTACCTTGTTAGGGATCAACCGCAGAAATGGCTTGAATGGCTTCCATGGGTTGAGTATTGCTACAACACATCTTTCCATACTGCTTTAGGGGCTACACCATTTCAGCTAGTGTACGGACGAGAGCCCCCTCGTCTCCTATCTTATTCTGGAGGCTCTACTCGTGTTGCTGCAGTAGATCGCGCCTTGATGGAGAGGGATGAGGTGCTTCAGGTGGCGAGGGCACATTTACTGCAATCCCAACAGCGGACCAAATTGGCTTTTGACTCCTCTCACCGTGAATTGAGCTTTGCAGTGGGTGACTGGGTCTGGCTGCGCCTACAGCCGTATCGTCAACTATCAATGGCTCGCCAACGTCATCACAAGCTGCTTCCCAAATATTTCGGTCCATTTCAGGTACCGGCACGCATTGGGTCTATTGCTTACAGACTTGATTTACCGCCTGATAGTCGCATCCATGATGTTTTTCACGTCTCATTGCTAAAGCCATATAAGGGCTCTCCACCAGATAATGCAGGAACTTTACCTCAGATGTGTGACGGCCAAGCTTTACCTGTTCCCCAGACAAGTCTGCGCAGTCGTCTTAACAAAGTGACACGGGAGTACTTAGTACATTGGGCAGGTTCCTCCATTGAAGATGCTACTTGGGAATCGCCCGTGAAGTTCCTCTCCGTCTACCCAACCTTCGAGCTTGAGGACCAACTCAACATCGAGAAGGGGAGTGATGATGTGGATGCCTTTGTTGGACGCCACTATAATCGGAAGCAAATTACTAGCTTGGAATAAATCTGCTACGGTCTAATTTGACAAATTGGAATAAATCTGCTACTACCTAATTAGCTACTGAATAAATCTACTATTGCCTATTTGGTTAATGTCCAAATTCTGCTACTGCCCAAATTTGCTACTGTTATAAGTAGAAATAAATAAAGggcatttatttatttgattccttgtttcctttagggattgtcttttcttttttctccttGAATAGTTTATGTAATTAACTCCTTATAAAAGGAGTGTTATTATGAATGAAGAGGGGAAGAAAAAATTGAGTAATTGGGACTCTGTCTAGGACGAGTCTTTCCTCCTCCCTTTTCCCCCTTACGTGTTGCATGATCAAGTACGGATCCGGATCATGACCTATGACTTGATCCTATATTCGGGACCATATCAGATACATGTCCAAGTTTCCAATTGAGGTGGCACCAGCATACTGAAATTGGTGGCCCGGAGACCGATAAAGTTAAACAATAATGTTGCTGAAAAAGAAAAAACATATTGATCTTGAAGCACAAATAGCTAAAACTTTAACGGTTATGTGGAATCAGTCAACTCAATCCATGTTATCATCAAGCATCTAGTCATATCCAAATTATGCGTCAAGGAAATTTACAAAACATATATCCTTGTGAGAgagttttatgaaaaaaaaaaattcaattccaGTATCCTTTATAATGAATTTAAGTTGAAATTTTGACTTACGTTAATGACTTCCCATGGAATACAATTGGTGGGGCTATTGCCGCAAGGATGCAGAAGCCAAGGTGAATctgaaaattttagttaaaaaattataatcaagATATGGAAACAGTTAGAGAAAGGACAAATGAAAGAAGATTTGCCAAAGCAGTTACCAGatagaagaagaaaaaccaaCCAAACCTAAGTGCACTGTCAGTTCTGCTTGACCAAAGAAACAACTTAGtaacaagaaaataaaaaccCCGTCAACTTATGTGACTCAAAAGTACTGCTACAGaattctagatcgaaaaatacAAATTAAGTTTCAAGGCCTTAGCGTTAGAACTTGTTTCTTCTTATTATCATGATTTGATGATTTTAGCACTCCCTTTTATCAATGGAGATTTAAAGCAAGCATTGAGAAAAGTGTGATTTAAAGCAAAAAAGTACAATAAATTGTGAGGCAACAGCACTAAGGTCGATGATAATTTAACAATTCATAATGACAGTAAAAAGGAGTCAGCATCCTTTGCATTTCATACTCTTGTTGTATCACTCAATGGTTCTCTCTTCAACATTACTAGCCATGCCATTCACCCAGCACCATACGAGTCAAACAATGGGATAGCAGAGCTCATTGACCCAGCAATGTACAAGCGAAGCAAGGGGATAGAAGAACCCTGTTTCCACAAGGACAAGGCAAGCACAATGAATGTGGTAAGCTGTCACACTCTTAGCATAGAATACACCATCAATCGCCAAGTTGGAACTTGAAGCCAACAATGCATCGCAGTAGATATTAAGAATCCCATGGTAATCATATGTTCATGGACAGAAAtgtcaaatatatataaaaaaaacacaattcTAGCTGTGAATGTAGTAGAAAAAAGACGCAAACAAATTGCCCAAAAGTGAATGTAGTGGGGATTAAACTCTTGTCCCCTTGCCTTTTAGTGAACAAAATGATGGGCCCACAATAGCAACATACATTAGAGGGGGAATATGTACATGGTTACATACGACCCATTAAGATCAGCACCTCTTTTTTAATCAATGTTGACCTACCCCTCCTATCAAGAACTAACTTCAAACCATCAATCTAAACAACTGGATAATTAAGAGAGAAAAAATGAAGAATGCAGTtatttttacaacaaaaataTGATGCAGAACTCTATAACATACAGATATTATCCTGTGCAGctaaaaaataaaacataactTGAATGAAACTACAATATAAGACATGTTTAAGCGATGTCTATGTACAGATTGGCATATTATAGAGACTAGGAACCTACCTCATTGCATGATACAATGGTCTGTACCAAAGCACATAGGAAAGAGGCCATCCAAGTAAAGCATAGATGACtgcaaggaaaaatattttaacacctgCAAATTAAAATGTGTAACCATTACATATAGTAAGAATGAAGGGAAAAGACGTGGAAGAAATAAGCCTGACTGCATAACAAAAGAAGAATGGATATAATTCATAAAGGAATATTTACCTCCCCCTCTAATCCAGCAAACAGTCACAGCAATTACATTCCATGATAGACAGAGAAGAATTCCTGCAACATGGAGCAAATGATATTTCATTTGGAGTAGCATAATAACTAGATGGTTACGCAAGCATCCCTAAATGTTCCCAAACCCGagcatcaatatatatatatatatatatatatatatgatgatacTCATCAATAATGAAATACAAATCTTATGTTTTTGTGAAGCAATACAATAGAATGAATTCAAGTAGGTGATACACAATCAATATACATCATAAGTGAGTCAGATGTTCTTCTTTCCACATATGAAAGATCATCAGAAAATAAAAAAGCTTCTGAACTTTCAGCAAGATGAGTATACAACCAAACAGAAATTTGTATTAAAACTTCATCCGCACTAAGAGCAAAAAAAATAAGGGACAGATCAAATATGGCCCAAGGCAATAACAGGAAAAGCTCTAGCAGCATCTCCAAGAACCACTCATTGACACTGCACAAAGAGATATGGCATTGAAAGTGATTCTATACCACAAGCAAACAAAAGACAGTGACCACCAAACATAGTGACTGTGCTTGAAGGAAAAATACAAGAGACCTTTGCAGAGCTTGATCTGAGCATGGGTCATGTTGTCACTTGTTGGGAACATGTGTACCTTGAGGAAAGAATATAACAATCTAGGGATAGACGCCATTACAACAAACCAAACTACCACCAAAATTCCCAAGCTTATATCTTGGTGAAGCAAAAGAGTGTAGAATTGGCTCCTATAGATGTAAGCTTATTCTACTCAAATAGTTGATGACTGAAATGGGCAATGCTTTAGTAATCCAATTGGCCCAATGAAGTTGTTTGATAACAATCGAGCTACCAAAGATGTTGTCTCGAATTCAATATATCACAAAACACAAATATAAAGAACTTGATTGTCATTTTGAAAAGATGGAAGGAGTTCAACTCTTTGGTTATGAGCTTCAATGATCATAATCAGATCAGTTAACTAAGTCCTTAAGAGATCCAAAAATTGAATGCATTTTTGACAAGttggacttttttttttcttttttttttatagttggcACGAGGTATATTATTGAAGCATCTTCAAGGGCTTGATACATAATTGGCAGCAAAGTGCATGTCATCACTAACACGAAATGACCACATGCTTCAttgatatataaaataataactcACAGTTCATTAACTCCTAATAAAATAGTATTTCTGTTAAGAAACTCCACATATTGTTTCCTATGGACAATTATAAATTGACAGTGTTCCCTTTTCTATCACAATGAAATACACATAAGTTCAGCAGggaagaaaactaagcaaaacaTAAGCCGAGAAATCAATAGAACAATATGATAAAAGAACACATCTATTTAGCATACTTATTATCCATACTTCACTAAGAAAATACAATGCTTTAATCACATACTCACAATATACCGTTCATGCTTTACAATAAACTAACTGATTTCcagtaatttaaaattttttctagaaAACTAGCAGATGGAATCCCAAAGAAGAAGCTTTTTTATAGTCAGATAATAAGATCATAATATAAGAACAACAAAAACAGTGTTCAACAATTAAAAACTGACAATAAAGGTTAAAGACTAAAATGAAGGATGTGGCTTATACGGGCAATGAAAGATTTAAGATATAGTGAGTTTATACCTAACCAACTAGCAAATGCTAGGTACTGCAACCTCTGAGCATGGACAGGGATTTCCTTAGATATATCATGATGGATGATAGGGAAAAATGGTGGCCAGTTCTTTTCTTCAACAGTAACACCAGCTGAATTCAGAGGCATTAACCATAAATCACTAATGATGCACtattaattaacataaaatttaTTTGTACAATGTACGATGGATTATCTGCATACCTCTTGTCAATGAGTCCTCCCTTCGTTTAATATCCTACAGCAGAAaatatttagtttaaaaaaaacaaagaattgAAAAATGGAAATGAAAGAGGCATCTAATATATTAAATGAACTAGACAATTCATTGAATATGAAGTGATCATAACAGGATTTTAAAAAGACCAAAACAGTAAAACAACACGACATGAAGAGAAAAGGGGGCATTATTTGTAGAGAACAACCATTTCCCTCTGTTTTAGGTTCTCTTCCCATTCAACAAGTTCCCTCTCTCTTTTCTTTGAATCCTGTACCAGCCCAACACAAACATGTTGTCTTGTCAGGCGATTACTAACAAATACTAACAATGATCTAACAGGACGAGAACACTCACATTGTCCAATGGTATGTCCATAGTCGCCTCATTCTTGTTCCCAAATCCAAATGCTTTCGATGCCAACGTGGAAATGCGAGAATTAGATCCAGGAGCAGTGGGTTTCTACAGAGAAAAAACACAAATTGTTATCTCTAAGTAAAATCACGTCGAACACAATCGCATCTACCAACCAGTGAGAACACAATAATGTTTTGCAATCCACTAAACAGAAAACAGCAACAAGCAGGAAAAAAGAATATTCAAGCCCAAACTAATAGTTCAAAACCTAGATCTATTTTATTAGCAAGGTTTTCTTCAGAATACGCCGACACGAGTCTAAAAATCGACTAATAACCCTTAAAAGAGAGAAAATCATGGagaaaaggcaaaaagaagaaggaaagcgACTCCATTACCGAGAACGGGTTCACGTCCTCTTCATCGAACGGATTGGGATCCCGAGACATGGTTTAACGCGATCTAAGAGTGGAACCGCCTACTCGATACTGCAAGAGGATTGCTTCCGAGGCGGCGAGGCTCTCTCTCACTCCCCCTTCCTGCTTTGGTGGTTCTGCCTTGGCTGTGAAGGAAGCCGACGGGGGCCCGAGCAAACCCGACGGTGGTTGCCTTTCCTCTCTCCGCCTCGCAGGGAGAACTCCTGCTTTTAACTTTTTTAGCTTCCAGTGGCGGTTCTTTCTATCTTATGTCCCCTATATAGCAATTTAATTACTGAAAATGCCACTGTAGCCTCGGACTGATAAGTGATGCGGTGGCGGATCCACGAGGAGGGCATATTCGTCACTTCGCTACGATGTAgccgctgttttaaaaaataattcaattaaatttaaattctattcCACAAACTTTTTATCACCCATCtgcatatttatatatttttataattcaaTTTGCACCATTTCTTCGGAGAGAAGAAAATTGTTCTTACTTTATAAACCTGAATTCGtgtaacattaaaaaataaataaaataaaatgcctAAATCATTTTTCACCTGGATTTGAATttgagattaaattaaattttattttaaaaattaaaatacttttataaatatcatGATTAGtatgataataaaaatatattaaaataaaaatataggaaaataataaaaaaaaatcattttcaatttaGTTATTTGGATTAGTCCAATTATCCGGATTCGGATTTATGATGTTGGGACTGTATTTAGATTCGGTTAGaatgtttttttataaaatttttatttcaaatCCAATCTAAACTCATCCCATTCATTGGAATTGACATTCCTAATATAAGAGTCTCattatttaaatgaaaaataatcaAATTATGAATAAATAATAGAACTTCTTATATAGTTTGATACCTATACTTGCGGCACAAATGAATAGTCTTCTTCGTCACCAACCATCTTTCTTGGCTCTTAGTAGTATATGAATAGAACCCAAAGGAGTTACACTTTAAATGATCAAACTTACGTTCTAATAGTAGGGGGAAAGGCTGTTCGCACAAAAGTATAAGCAATTGATAAAGTGTGAGCAAACATCACAACACATAATAGAGTGTTTTTGTAATGGCATgtataagaaaaaataaaatagatcTCAGAAACATACTCAAAAGACAAACCTGAAGGGTGTAAAAAAAATTGGGGTGGTGAGTAAAAGATTGGTTAAACTAAATTAACAGATTAAATGGACTGAAGTTAGAAGTTCAATTCAgttaatttgaaaattcaaattttttttcttaaaatatcaattatttccatctttattttaaaagttccatattaaataaaaataacaatttaTTAGGTAAATCATCAATTTAGACTTAAAAAATTAAAcactataaaaattaaataaaaaataacaattgATTGAGGTAAATCATCAATTTAGACTTTAGAAAAAACAAATATAGTGTTTAAGGATCTATCTTTCGACTCGTTTATCCATCACCAATTCATgatgaaaaaaattaataattgatgatgaaaaaattatttttttcaattttcaattgaattaatcgtcagttcaattttttttattgaaaatttaatCGATTTTGGTTTAGAAGATTCGGTTATTAATCAATTACTCACTCCTACCAACATGAGTCAATTACGTTAGATATGCAATGACAAAAGATATACTTTTATTGATCTACATGGTCAGAGGTCCCAGAATAGAAGAACTAAATCTTCAATAATCAAGCTTAGGGAGGAACTGATAAACTGATGCCACTCTAACTTAGCTAAAATTCAATGCATTACGAGTTACGAGCTAAGAGTTAAGAGTTACATCCAAGGTCACGAAGGTAAATGAGAAGTTTGGACATTTGCTGACCAGCGGAAACTAAAGCCAAAACAATCTGCCCGACTGTCACACAAATCAACTATAACAAATTATAATCTTTCATATATAATCTGTTAGGATTAATCTATCGACTCTAAGGTAGCATGTCTGCTGCTCCCCACTCAATACTGTTTTCCTTGGTTGTGGATCAGATCCGAAGTTTCATTGCTCATTCCTTTCAGTATCTGGTTCCTTGATTTCTTTTTGTACTTCAAGTTTCTCCTGCAAAATTATCGTAAAATTgaacattaataaataaaaaacaaacattTTGAAGTGTCCATATAGTAGAGAAATCATACCTTGAGAGAGTTGTACTTGGAAATAAGTTGTTGATACTCGGACTTAACGTTGTCCAACTCAATTCTTAAGGAAGTATTTTCCTCTTTCAAATTCTCAGCACGATGCGCTAGCTCTTCATATTCTGTCTGGAGAATGGAGAACTAGCAAATCAGAAGGATTCTTCTTTTTTCAT is a window encoding:
- the LOC121982296 gene encoding secretory carrier-associated membrane protein 4-like, whose translation is MSRDPNPFDEEDVNPFSKPTAPGSNSRISTLASKAFGFGNKNEATMDIPLDNDSKKRERELVEWEENLKQREMDIKRREDSLTRAGVTVEEKNWPPFFPIIHHDISKEIPVHAQRLQYLAFASWLGILLCLSWNVIAVTVCWIRGGGVKIFFLAVIYALLGWPLSYVLWYRPLYHAMRTDSALRFGWFFFFYLIHLGFCILAAIAPPIVFHGKSLTGILAAIDTFSDHALVGIFYLVGFGLFCLETLISLWVLQKIYMYFRGQK